The sequence GGTTtatcgtttagggtttagggtttagggtttaatgcaCACGTTAAATAGATTAACACATATGATAAACGATGTTAAATTACGatcaattattatatatttaataaaaaataCATTTTATGACTAATTAAATTAATTTCGTGTAAATTTTTtctataaagtttataaattaattaCGAGTAATAGCTAGATAGAGAAGTTATCCTCAATTAATTTTCACCAAAACTTACCCTCTCAAAAGATACCGCCAAATATCACAAATTTCGGACCCAAATGTTGAACCTAATCCAATTTTTTTCATTCGAAAAGATTGGGTAAATTCAAATATCACCTCCCAAATTTTGAGTAAATTCAAATATCACCTCCAAAATTTGGGAGGTGATCTTTCCACACTAGTATTTGATCCATCCACTCTATAATAATACAAACTTCCTATTTTACCCTTAAACTACTATGAAGTCAATATACTATCTACCAGGGTAAAAAAGGTAATTTAGATTGTTTTGGTGTGGATGGATCAAAACTATTGTGTGCGCCAAATCAAATTGGGGTTAGTTAAAAGGTTTCTGAACAACTCACATATCTCTTTTTTTCACCAATTCAAAGAACTCCGCTGGTATATCTTTTTTCGCAAGAACACATGTATCTCTCTTTTCACGAAAATggattattcgtatttgattttcttGTATGTTTTTAACGATTCTGTAATTTTAATTGTTCCTAACTACTCTGtatataaaattgtttataacTCTGTTGCGTTAATTGATATAATTGCTCATTATTGTTCTTTACGTTCTTGTAGATTATGGCAATTGAAGGAATCAAAAAGACTTCCCTTAGATCCTCTCAACAGGTTGTGGCTACCGCTACGAGTCAAACAaccaataataaaagtaataacaaatGACAGTTCGTTACACCCAATAACATGAGAAAACGAGTTAGTGTTAATTCTCATGTATCCAAAGAATTATCCTCAAAATCCAAGTTGCAAAAGGGCCATGTAAGTGATACGAGGCCGAGGGTAAATAAAAGTAAAGTTCAACGAATTAGTGTCTGCCATGAAGAAGGTATAGGTGCGGTTCTTAGAGATGAAGATACGGAGCCCGAGGATGAAGTACAATGACTAACTGAAGAACACGATGATTCTACATGCTATTTTGAAGATCTTGAAGAGCATCATCAACAAACTGAACTACAACAAACTGAACTACAACAAACTGAAGAAGGTTTATGTGTGAATGATACAACGACTTTGGGAGATGAatcaagttttttttttctttttctaatttGGTTTGTTTATTTGATTTATATTGTTTCTTGTTTAGTATATCAGCTGTAAATCAAGTGCACatattttgtagataatcaagttgATAGACCGAGAGGACCGACCCTTATGCGGCAAATTTGGAAACAAAAGTCATCTATTCAAATTCCTATTGTTGTTAATGAACATGGACAGCCGATTGGTAAAAACAGTAGTAAATTTACCCATTTTCTTGGAACAAAGTTAAACCCGAAAAAAAAGAATAAGTTTCTGAAGTTCTTAAGGGTACATATTTTAAAATTTGTGtgataataagttttttttttgttctcatgtgttatatatgttttttatttttataatttgtagACAAAGTTAGATATTCCACCGACTACTGATTCTTAAATACTCTAATCATATGGGCACAAGATGTAAAATTGGAGGGCGATAGTTAAGGACTGTTTCTTTGACCCGTCTAAACCAATGGAGGCTCAATTAAAGTCACCACCTCTAGAACTAACCAAAAGACACTGGAGAAGACTTCTTGAATATTGGACCAGAGATAATGTGATGGTATGATATATTCTTACACTTTCATGTAGATAGACTAACGATCGTGGCTAAACAATAAGCGTAAGATAGATGTTCAATGGTTAGTTGATGTATACCAAATCTTTGGCTTTTCTTAGCTATATTTTACACGTTTGCCTCTTGTAACTAGTAGCCATTGTACTTGGACCTGGAACACCAAACGTAACATAGCATATGTAGCACTCAATGGGAGATCCTTGATGAAGAAAGAATAAAGCCAATAGGGCTAACATCAGTTACTTCATCATGATTTGATCTCCTGAAATACTGATCACTCTTTTCTTGTTCAGGAGATGACCGAAAAAAACAAAGCCAATATGGCTAAAAAGAAGTTGTCACAATTGATGGGAAATTTTTTTTTGCAAGAATTCGTGAAGAACTGAAGGCAATATATCATGGGGGAATTATTTATACAGTATAGCTTTTGAATATACATCGTTCATAGTTACCTCGGTTTTACTCATTGTAGGTGAGTTTGGGAAGAGAACCAACTAGGGTGGATATGTTTAAGGAATGTTATTCAAATAGAAGTGGTGAAGGTGAAGCTGCTCGTGCCTTTGTAAGTAATTTTACAAAAGTAGATCAAATATATCCTACACATGATATCAgtagatgtatatttatatgttaatcacTATAAACCACTTGTGAGGTTTTTATTTCATTTGAAGAATACTTTTAGGTCAGAGATAAAAGAAAATATCTATTAACCATATCTTTAATTTAATTAGTTGTAGTTAAAACTTATGGTAAGTATTGCATATATTGTGATTGGGCTATAGCATTTCATATATCGAATATCAGAGTAGAATTATAAGTCAACACAATCCTAACTAACCAAATCATTTATTTATAGGATATATTTGATTGTATAGCTGTGTATTATTATGTGATAGTTATCCTTTGTATAGCTAACAAATTAGTTGGTAATTTTCCATGTATATCGATGCCATCTCCTGTATGTATGCAGGAAAAAATGAAAAAACTTACTGAGAAACTCGGTGATGGTGCAACTGATGCACCTGGACCAGATGACGTTTTTGCCACTATAATGGGTACAGCTAAAAATGGTACTGATGAAATGTATGGACTTGGTGTTCGCACCAATCATTTGTGGGATGCAGGACCTAGTCGATTAGCTGTTAACAAAGAAAATGCTCAGCTGATGTCTAAAAATGCAAAAAATGAAGATGAAAATGCAAGGTTAAAAGCCCTAGTGGAGAAGAATAATGGTCCGGGTGTTCAGAATGATGGTTCGCGTGTTCATGATAATGGTTTAGGTGTTCAACGTTTAAGAGTATGTTTCAATTTAATAGCTTACTTTTTTTCTACCCTTTTAGCGTTCATAAATGTTTTTTTGACAACTTAATTTTAGGTCGGAAAGGAAGTTTATATAAAAAGCATTAACTTCGAGAACGTAGCAAGAGGATGGTTGAAGAGCATGGATCCAAGTACGATTGTTTTGGGGACAGAAATTGGACATGATTGGTGTGACGTCGAGGTTCAAGTGGCCATAAAAAAGATGAAGCTTAGTTTTGGCCATTTGATCATTTGATATGCATTCAGGACGTCACTGGTACGTCTATTGCTTGGCCTGCTAAGTTAATCGAGGTATGTCCTTGTTATAAGTGTAAAAATTAAGATTAATTTTTATAATGTGCACCTTTATGCTTATACATGGATGGTTTAATTTATAGTTGGTACATGATGATTGATCAAGATGGATGGTGGCGGCTTGAAGACTTTTTGTGTTTGTTAATGTTGGCAGGTTTATTAATGAATGTTTGTGTGTTTGAGACAATTTGTTGATGTATGTGTTGGTGTGTTTGAGACAATGATTCGTTGATGTTAAACATTTTCCTGTGGTGATTATATTTTGATTGAAACAATATAATTGTAACTTTAATGTGGTGatcaaaattatattttatatttaatatttgttttgtaatttacaaaattttaaattattgtaattgtaatgaataataaattttgcAATCAAAAGAAAACAGGATCCGAACAGGGCCCAAAAGGCCCAAATAGCTGAAGCAGGCCCGAAAGGCCCAGTAAGTTTAAACGTGGTGACATGCCCAATTATCATAACCTGGCTCAAAAATCCCAATTAATAACGTCTTAattttattgtttgagtatttttagctgctttttatttctctagaatcataaccttattattatttttgtttctaaatttcatattgaatgcgaatatatgagagtgtagtttcattttgatgataattaatggccgcaaaacacatatttgaagacactacattccccacaaaatcgagaAAAATTTTGTGGAGATTTTTATGAAAAATTTTCATTTGcacattaggcccattttcgcaagataactagaaaacagcgcTACGAACAACATTTCCTTAAGGCTTTTACCCGTTTAAAGAAGTTTAGatttcaaaaatgacattttacaatttttaaaggtgaatttttgcacttttagatcttaagataagtaattccttcaaatgtgaattgttgtgtctgtttaaataccactatgatacttgtttttttatttaatatcgtatataggtacatcgagaataatgttggggctactatctcaccactggctacaaaacgttgctgcttttataacgtattggttttattgttcgagtatttttagctacttttttatttctctagattcataaccttattgttgtttttatttctaaatttcatattgaatgcgaatatatgatagtgtagtttcgttttggtgataattaatggccgcaaaacacatatttgaagtcaataCATTTTTCACataatcggacaaaattttgtggagaattttccaaaaaattttcaattgcagattatgcccattttcgcaagataactagaaaacggcactacgaTCAAGACTTCCATAAGGCTTTCCCCATTCGaatcagtttagatgccgaaaataacattttactatttttaaaggtgaattttgcacttttagatattgggataagtaataccttcgcatgtgaattattgggcccgtttaaataccactatgatacttgttattatttaatattgtatttagttatatcatgttagggctactatctcaccactagct comes from Rutidosis leptorrhynchoides isolate AG116_Rl617_1_P2 chromosome 4, CSIRO_AGI_Rlap_v1, whole genome shotgun sequence and encodes:
- the LOC139840418 gene encoding uncharacterized protein, with translation MEAQLKSPPLELTKRHWRRLLEYWTRDNVMEMTEKNKANMAKKKLSQLMGNFFLQEFVSLGREPTRVDMFKECYSNRSGEGEAARAFEKMKKLTEKLGDGATDAPGPDDVFATIMGTAKNGTDEMYGLGVRTNHLWDAGPSRLAVNKENAQLMSKNAKNEDENARLKALVEKNNGPGVQNDGSRVHDNGLGVQRLRVGKEVYIKSINFENVARGWLKSMDPSTIVLGTEIGHDWCDVEDVTGTSIAWPAKLIELVHDD